In the genome of Amphiura filiformis chromosome 4, Afil_fr2py, whole genome shotgun sequence, one region contains:
- the LOC140151064 gene encoding uncharacterized protein, which yields MMATDNRSDLTEKDVSGQVYPEQCSICESDYLTPKSLKCLHSFCLQCIAEKVHAGENSITCPTCDAVTELPSKGVEGLNTNFMLIKKFERSLFEKQLKEKDSCIPCTSCEHDSENRAIAWCRQCQDYMCEVSVKYHKEQRITKDHDVISLQTLQSKGIPKRTAALKERMCPKHQDEKLKFYCETCEVPFCRDCEIIDHPRGESHAQAYLEDAIRKRSGAIQKEAEKCKHICQEIDETIVQDERVEAAHQKAVDQTLKAYDDAAKHTQDTFSDKQKQHRETFIKELTRFDEKRKQDIDDHKEKLKNVRSRTTSALAIAHMLAETGTQYDVADMYKDVITTLREIREFKLVAECMSEVSFKLNDDCFPIVESFPTPGTLKVGSLDWEQTLKFGNGNLSAARGLAFTPTGDIIVADYTARAAKLFDREGTLSKTIPQATAVFTYPFDVFHSSDGNFYMTDQSATVKQLTSQINYNATRTIGGGSYGGQGIASNWKNDNYAVCCRDYNFIYVYDVNGTQTNCISVIAPQFIALTSTDNYVFSSSSQKSVQVVNANKQLIHLIGPPPDIDSSSWSPQGVCCSKRDEIYVTNQGAGAMGIYRFKVSGEFIDCITSDLNNPWGLAISADGQQLAVVDENGTSVKVFSQK from the coding sequence ATGATGGCTACGGATAATCGCAGTGATTTGACTGAGAAAGATGTAAGCGGACAAGTATATCCAGAACAATGCAGCATTTGTGAGTCTGATTATCTTACTCCTAAATCTCTGAAATGCCTTCATAGTTTTTGTCTGCAATGCATCGCAGAAAAAGTACACGCTGGTGAAAATAGTATCACTTGTCCGACATGTGATGCAGTGACGGAATTACCAAGCAAAGGCGTGGAAGGGTTGAACACCAACTTTATGCTGATTAAGAAATTTGAGCGCAGTTTGTTTGAAAAACAGCTGAAAGAGAAAGATTCGTGTATTCCCTGCACATCATGCGAACATGATTCGGAGAACAGGGCCATAGCATGGTGCAGACAATGCCAGGATTACATGTGCGAGGTGTCAGTAAAGTATCACAAGGAACAACGCATTACAAAGGATCACGACGTAATCTCCCTTCAAACGCTTCAATCAAAGGGGATTCCAAAGCGTACTGCGGCACTAAAGGAGAGAATGTGTCCTAAACATCAagatgaaaaactgaaattttATTGCGAAACCTGTGAAGTTCCATTCTGTCGCGATTGCGAAATCATCGATCACCCAAGAGGCGAAAGCCACGCCCAAGCCTACTTAGAAGACGCGATAAGGAAACGAAGTGGTGCTATTCAAAAAGAAGCTGAGAAATGCAAACACATTTGTCAAGAAATTGACGAGACAATTGTTCAAGATGAAAGGGTAGAAGCTGCTCATCAAAAAGCTGTCGATCAAACTCTAAAAGCATATGACGACGCAGCTAAACATACACAGGATACCTTTTCTGACAAACAAAAGCAACACAGGGAAACATTTATTAAAGAGTTGACCCGATTTGATGAAAAACGCAAGCAAGATATCGACGATCACAAAGAGAAGCTGAAGAACGTTCGCTCCCGCACTACTAGTGCTCTTGCTATTGCCCATATGTTGGCCGAAACGGGAACTCAATACGATGTAGCGGATATGTACAAAGATGTAATAACTACGCTTCGTGAAATTCGCGAGTTTAAACTGGTAGCTGAGTGTATGAGTGAGGTATCTTTCAAACTCAACGACGATTGCTTTCCGATTGTAGAAAGTTTTCCAACCCCGGGAACACTCAAAGTAGGGTCATTAGACTGGGAACAGACGCTCAAGTTTGGTAATGGAAATTTATCAGCAGCTCGCGGCCTTGCGTTTACACCAACTGGTGATATCATTGTCGCAGATTACACTGCCAGAGCCGCTAAATTATTCGACCGTGAAGGAACTTTATCAAAGACAATACCGCAAGCTACTGCCGTCTTTACCTATCCATTTGATGTCTTCCATTCTTCAGATGGAAACTTTTACATGACCGACCAATCGGCTACTGTCAAACAACTCACCTCACAGATCAATTACAACGCGACGCGAACCATAGGAGGTGGTAGTTACGGTGGACAAGGTATAGCATCAAATTGGAAGAATGACAACTACGCAGTTTGTTGCCGTGACTACAACTTTATCTACGTTTACGATGTAAATGGTACTCAGACCAATTGTATATCAGTGATAGCACCTCAGTTTATTGCACTTACATCCACTGACAATTATGTGTTTTCTTCGAGCAGCCAGAAATCGGTTCAAGTGGTAAATGCTAACAAGCAATTGATACATCTTATTGGTCCACCACCAGACATCGACAGCTCTTCATGGAGTCCTCAAGGCGTCTGCTGCAGCAAGAGGGATGAGATTTACGTGACCAATCAAGGAGCAGGAGCAATGGGTATATATCGATTCAAAGTCTCCGGTGAATTCATTGACTGTATCACTTCGGATTTGAACAACCCATGGGGACTAGCTATATCAGCGGATGGTCAACAGTTAGCGGTTGTTGATGAAAACGGTACATCAGTCAAAGTGTTTAGCCAaaagtaa